CGAAAAAAGGCTTAGCGAGATTATTGACTTCCTTAACTTAGGAGGCGTTAGAAAGTTCTACGGATACCAACTTTCCCCAGGTTTAATAAAGTTAATGCTTATAGGTATTGCTATAGCACAGTCAAATTCTCTCCTTATCCTTGACGAGCCCACATCTATGGTTGATATCGTTAGCAAAAGCAACTTATGGGATAGGCTCTCTCAATTCAGGAATGACAAAGCGATTCTCATTGCAAGCCACGATATGAACGAAGTAAAGAAGTTAAGCGATAGAGTTTATGTGCTTGTTGATGGAAAAATTATCGCAGAAGGAAGCCCTACAGAAATTTCTCTTTTACTTAAATTACCTTGCGAAATAAAATTTTCAACACCCAAAGCCGACCTTGCAAGAGCAATACTTGAAAGTGAAAACCTGGTATATGAAAGTGATGGAACAGTTTTTAATGTATCTCTTGAAACCCTCGATATGGGGATAGACTTAGTAAAGAAGATAAATGATGTTGCTTCTATAAATTACATTCAATTTGAGGCACCTTCTTTTGAGACTGCCGTTAAAAGGCTTATGGAGGTAAAAAATGGAAAAAATTAGGTTAGGCGTAGAGATG
The nucleotide sequence above comes from Caldisericum sp.. Encoded proteins:
- a CDS encoding ABC transporter ATP-binding protein — its product is MEEILLVSNVTKVYPNGKKANEAINLKVKKGEIVGLIGPNGAGKTTLLRQILGLLKPTEGNISILGEDISLNPSIIKKEAGYAPQYPLYFPSLTVEETIGFALRLKGIKGEIYEKRLSEIIDFLNLGGVRKFYGYQLSPGLIKLMLIGIAIAQSNSLLILDEPTSMVDIVSKSNLWDRLSQFRNDKAILIASHDMNEVKKLSDRVYVLVDGKIIAEGSPTEISLLLKLPCEIKFSTPKADLARAILESENLVYESDGTVFNVSLETLDMGIDLVKKINDVASINYIQFEAPSFETAVKRLMEVKNGKN